The following are encoded together in the Panicum virgatum strain AP13 chromosome 6K, P.virgatum_v5, whole genome shotgun sequence genome:
- the LOC120711287 gene encoding lysine histidine transporter 1-like, whose translation MDMDIQLGDYSPDKFASIALSPKGRTDSQEGRWRAQKSIDDWLPINARRNAKWWYSAFHNVTAMVGAGVLSLPYAMSELGWAAGVTVLILSWIITLYTLWQMVEMHEMVPGKRFDRYHELGQHAFGEKLGLWIVVPQQLVVEVGLNIVYMVTGGQSLQKFHDVVCHDRCKHIKLTYFIMIFASAHFVLSQLPNFHSISGVSLAAAVMSLCYSTIAWIASAAKGRSADVDYSLHATTTPGKVFGFFGALGDVAFAYAGHNVVLEIQATIPSTPDKPSKKPMWKGVVVAYVVVALCYFPASLVGYWAFGNKVQDNILVTLDTPRWLIALANMMVVVHLLGGYQIYAMPVFDMIETVLVRKFWFRPGLMLRLIARTAYVGFTMFVAITFPFFSELLSFFGGFAFAPTTYFLPCIMWLTIYKPKRFSLSWFTNWACIVIGVLLMVLSPIGGLRQIIVKIKTYKFYQDYPQQ comes from the exons ATGGACATGGATATACAACTCGGGGACTATTCTCCGGACAAG TTTGCCAGCATCGCTCTTTCACCCAAAGGGCGCACGGACTCGCAGGAAGGCCGCTGGAGGGCGCAGAAGTCGATCGACGACTGGCTGCCGATCAACGCCAGGAGGAACGCCAAGTGGTGGTACTCCGCCTTCCACAATGTCACCGCCATGGTCGGCGCCGGCGTGCTAAGCCTTCCCTACGCCATGTCCGAGCTCGGCTG GGCGGCCGGCGTCACGGTGCTGATCCTGTCGTGGATCATCACGCTGTACACGCTGTGGCAGATGGTGGAGATGCACGAGATGGTGCCGGGCAAGCGGTTCGACCGGTACCACGAGCTGGGACAGCACGCGTTCGGCGAGAAGCTGGGCCTCTGGATCGTCgtgccgcagcagctggtggtGGAGGTCGGCCTGAACATCGTGTACATGGTCACCGGCGGCCAGTCCCTGCAGAAGTTCCACGACGTCGTCTGCCACGACAGGTGCAAGCACATCAAGCTCACCTACTTCATCATGATCTTCGCCTCCGCCCACTTCGTCCTCTCCCAGCTCCCCAATTTCCACTCCATCTCCGgcgtctccctcgccgccgccgtcatgtCTCTCTG TTACTCGACGATCGCGTGGATCGCGTCAGCTGCCAAGGGGAGGTCGGCGGACGTGGACTACAGCCTGCacgcgacgacgacgccggGGAAGGTGTTCGGCTTCTTCGGGGCGCTCGGGGACGTGGCGTTCGCGTACGCTGGGCACAATGTGGTGCTGGAGATCCAGGCCACCATCCCGTCGACGCCGGACAAGCCGTCCAAGAAGCCCATGTGGAAGGGCGTCGTCGTCGCCTACGTCGTCGTCGCCCTGTGCTACTTCCCGGCGTCGCTCGTCGGCTACTGGGCCTTCGGCAACAAAGTCCAGGACAACATCCTCGTCACCCTCGACACACCAAGGTGGCTCATCGCCCTCGCCAACATGATGGTCGTCGTCCATCTCCTTGGCGGTTACCAG ATTTATGCGATGCCGGTGTTCGACATGATAGAGACGGTGCTGGTGAGGAAGTTTTGGTTCCGTCCAGGCCTGATGCTGCGCCTGATTGCCCGGACTGCCTACGTTG GGTTCACAATGTTCGTGGCCATCACCTTCCCCTTCTTCAGTGAATTGCTCAGTTTCTTCGGTGGATTCGCCTTCGCACCGACAACTTACTTT CTTCCCTGCATCATGTGGCTCACAATTTACAAGCCCAAAAGGTTCAGCCTCTCATGGTTCACCAACTGG GCGTGTATTGTTATTGGAGTGCTGCTGATGGTACTATCACCAATTGGAGGACTCCGGCAGATCATTGTGAAAATCAAGACATACAAATTTTATCAGGACTACCCCCAGCAATGA
- the LOC120711288 gene encoding transcription factor GTE9-like isoform X2, whose product MMGKTHRFSKGHPLGFVPDYRHGVETVGESKGLGSPPRIDSGSSCAPPKRKCTSVNSEEGEGASGFNVRREVFLLPRLTALDRKDLEVRLRDELAQVRALQNRLFPRGPAVSMNGGAALAPGGGGDVHPKKKVEKLKRSNSVQSDRGVPPPVAVAPPVASSANYTASFKQCANLLKSLMAHAWANPFLAPVDVVKLNIPDYFDIVKQPMDLGTIQKKMNAGKYPTTLEFAADVRLTFSNAMNYNPVNNDVHVMAKTLSKIFESRWRLIEKKLPRPDEKPPQPDERPPVREPAKKNSTKRDTIEKEDPIKKKPSKKSAPKKDIFHEEDLVDNPVLQPKKRKTSPLLQDAPLVEAVAPTEKRIMTNEQKYDLSARLQSYGALIPDHVVEFIRSHADDCDADEDELELDMDALGDDTLFELQKLLDDYDRVNPSKNLTEEDPHEVESRSQYELTNPSVCHEEGNELIDEDVDIGENDLPVSTLPPVVFEVETADRSSKHSTSSSSSSESESSSSDSDSSSSSGSDTDAKALLQNSGLKENVLPLDNLDQEKGSLNTLNLPEQSTDPISVTADGENVSEKQVSPEKQIRAALLRSRFADTILKAHEKALDQVTKKDPEKLRRDREELERLQREERARLQAEAKAAEDARKKAEAAAAAEAAAEVKRQRELEREAARKALQEMEKTVDINEGSLFLKDLEMLGSVPGEQIPNSVGEIPTDTPGALQYPLRGNALEKLGLYMKNDEEDEEGDFTDEPVVDVEEGEID is encoded by the exons ATGATGGGGAAGACGCATAGGTTCTCCAAGGGGCACCCGCTCGGCTTTGTGCCGGACTACCGGCATGGGGTGGAGACGGTGGGGGAGTCAAAGGGGCTCGGGAGCCCGCCGAGGATCGACTCGGGGAGCTCCTGCGCGCCGCCCAAGAGGAAATGCACCAGCGTGAATTCGGAGGAGGGGGAAGGGGCCTCGGGGTTCAATGTGCGCCGCGAGGTGTTCTTGCTGCCTAGGTTGACAGCTCTGGACAGGAAGGACCTGGAGGTGAGGCTCCGGGACGAGCTTGCACAGGTGAGGGCCCTTCAGAACAGGCTGTTCCCAAGAGGGCCTGCAGTCAGCATGAATGGTGGGGCAGCTTTGGCGCCCGGAGGTGGTGGTGATGTGCACCCCAAGAAAAAGGTTGAGAAGCTCAAGCGAAGCAATTCGGTACAGTCAGACAGGGGAGTGCCGCCACCAGTGGCCGTGGCCCCACCTGTTGCCAGCTCGGCTAACTACACAGCATCGTTTAAGCAATGTGCCAACCTTCTGAAGTCACTTATGGCCCATGCCTGGGCAAACCCGTTTCTTGCCCCGGTTGACGTTGTAAAGCTGAACATCCCTGATTATTTTGATATAGTCAAGCAGCCCATGGATTTGGGTACGATCCAGAAAAAAATGAATGCAGGCAAGTACCCTACAACTCTGGAATTTGCTGCAGATGTGAGGCTTACTTTCAGCAATGCTATGAATTACAATCCGGTCAATAATGATGTCCATGTAATGGCCAAAACTCTGAGCAAGATCTTTGAAAGTCGATGGAGGCTTATTGAAAAGAAGCTTCCTCGACCTGACGAGAAGCCACCTCAACCAGATGAGAGGCCTCCTGTGAGGGAGCCTGCAAAAAAGAATTCAACTAAGAGAGATACCATTGAGAAAGAAGACCCCATCAAGAAAAAACCCTCCAAGAAAAGTGCACCTAAGAAAGACATCTTTCATGAAGAAGATTTAGTGGACAATCCAGTTTTGCAACCAAAGAAGAGGAAAACCTCTCCTTTGCTACAAGATGCTCCATTGGTAGAGGCCGTTGCTCCAACTGAAAAAAGAATAATGACGAATGAGCAAAAATATGATTTAAGTGCAAGGCTACAATCATACGGTGCATTGATTCCAGATCATGTTGTTGAGTTCATAAGGAGTCATGCTGATGATTGCGATGCTGATGAAGATGAATTAGAGCTTGATATGGATGCCCTTGGTGATGATACACTATTTGAACTACAGAAGCTACTTGATGACTATGACAGGGTTAATCCGTCAAAAAACCTTACAGAAGAGGACCCTCATGAGGTTGAG TCCCGAAGTCAGTATGAGCTTACCAATCCATCAGTATGTCATGAAGAAG GCAATGAGCTCATTGATGAGGATGTTGACATTGGGGAGAATGACCTTCCAGTTTCGACACTTCCTCCTGTGGTATTTGAAGTTGAAACAGCAGATAGAAGCAGCAAGCATAGTACATCTAGCAGCTCAAGTAGCGAGTCAGAATCATCCTCTAGTG ACTCCGATTCAAGTAGCTCATCTGGAAGTGATACGGATGCCAAAGCTCTTCTGCAAAACAGCGGGTTAAAG GAAAATGTTCTACCTTTGGATAACTTGGATCAGGAAAAGG GTTCACTGAACACATTAAATCTACCAGAGCAAAGTACAGACCCTATATCTGTCACCGCAGATG GGGAAAATGTGTCTGAGAAGCAGGTCTCCCCTGAAAAGCAAATCCGAGCTGCCCTTCTGAGAAGCCGCTTTGCTGATACAATTCTCAAGGCTCATGAAAAGGCCCTTGACCAG GTTACAAAAAAGGATCCTGAGAAGCTTCGGCGTGACAGGGAGGAGCTTGAGAGGTTACAAAGAGAAG AGAGAGCTCGGTTGCAAGCTGAGGCTAAAGCTGCAGAGGATGCTCGCAAGAAGgctgaagcagcagcagcagctgaggCTGCTGCAGAAGTTAAGCGGCAAAGGGAGCTTGAGAGAGAAGCAGCTCGTAAAGCTTTGCAAGAG ATGGAGAAAACTGTTGACATCAATGAAGGGAGCCTCTTTCTGAAAGATCTTGAAATGCTTGGAAGTGTTCCGGGTGAACAGATACCCAACTCGGTTGGTGAAATTCCAACTGATACGCCAGGCGCTCTCCAGTATCCACTGAGAGGCAACGCCCTAGAAAAGCTAGGATTATATATGAAAAAtgatgaagaggatgaggaGGGCGATTTCACAGATGAACCTGTGGTTGATGTTGAAGAGGGTGAAATAGATTAA
- the LOC120711288 gene encoding transcription factor GTE9-like isoform X1: MMGKTHRFSKGHPLGFVPDYRHGVETVGESKGLGSPPRIDSGSSCAPPKRKCTSVNSEEGEGASGFNVRREVFLLPRLTALDRKDLEVRLRDELAQVRALQNRLFPRGPAVSMNGGAALAPGGGGDVHPKKKVEKLKRSNSVQSDRGVPPPVAVAPPVASSANYTASFKQCANLLKSLMAHAWANPFLAPVDVVKLNIPDYFDIVKQPMDLGTIQKKMNAGKYPTTLEFAADVRLTFSNAMNYNPVNNDVHVMAKTLSKIFESRWRLIEKKLPRPDEKPPQPDERPPVREPAKKNSTKRDTIEKEDPIKKKPSKKSAPKKDIFHEEDLVDNPVLQPKKRKTSPLLQDAPLVEAVAPTEKRIMTNEQKYDLSARLQSYGALIPDHVVEFIRSHADDCDADEDELELDMDALGDDTLFELQKLLDDYDRVNPSKNLTEEDPHEVESRSQYELTNPSVCHEEGNELIDEDVDIGENDLPVSTLPPVVFEVETADRSSKHSTSSSSSSESESSSSDSDSSSSSGSDTDAKALLQNSGLKENVLPLDNLDQEKGSLNTLNLPEQSTDPISVTADGEGENVSEKQVSPEKQIRAALLRSRFADTILKAHEKALDQVTKKDPEKLRRDREELERLQREERARLQAEAKAAEDARKKAEAAAAAEAAAEVKRQRELEREAARKALQEMEKTVDINEGSLFLKDLEMLGSVPGEQIPNSVGEIPTDTPGALQYPLRGNALEKLGLYMKNDEEDEEGDFTDEPVVDVEEGEID, translated from the exons ATGATGGGGAAGACGCATAGGTTCTCCAAGGGGCACCCGCTCGGCTTTGTGCCGGACTACCGGCATGGGGTGGAGACGGTGGGGGAGTCAAAGGGGCTCGGGAGCCCGCCGAGGATCGACTCGGGGAGCTCCTGCGCGCCGCCCAAGAGGAAATGCACCAGCGTGAATTCGGAGGAGGGGGAAGGGGCCTCGGGGTTCAATGTGCGCCGCGAGGTGTTCTTGCTGCCTAGGTTGACAGCTCTGGACAGGAAGGACCTGGAGGTGAGGCTCCGGGACGAGCTTGCACAGGTGAGGGCCCTTCAGAACAGGCTGTTCCCAAGAGGGCCTGCAGTCAGCATGAATGGTGGGGCAGCTTTGGCGCCCGGAGGTGGTGGTGATGTGCACCCCAAGAAAAAGGTTGAGAAGCTCAAGCGAAGCAATTCGGTACAGTCAGACAGGGGAGTGCCGCCACCAGTGGCCGTGGCCCCACCTGTTGCCAGCTCGGCTAACTACACAGCATCGTTTAAGCAATGTGCCAACCTTCTGAAGTCACTTATGGCCCATGCCTGGGCAAACCCGTTTCTTGCCCCGGTTGACGTTGTAAAGCTGAACATCCCTGATTATTTTGATATAGTCAAGCAGCCCATGGATTTGGGTACGATCCAGAAAAAAATGAATGCAGGCAAGTACCCTACAACTCTGGAATTTGCTGCAGATGTGAGGCTTACTTTCAGCAATGCTATGAATTACAATCCGGTCAATAATGATGTCCATGTAATGGCCAAAACTCTGAGCAAGATCTTTGAAAGTCGATGGAGGCTTATTGAAAAGAAGCTTCCTCGACCTGACGAGAAGCCACCTCAACCAGATGAGAGGCCTCCTGTGAGGGAGCCTGCAAAAAAGAATTCAACTAAGAGAGATACCATTGAGAAAGAAGACCCCATCAAGAAAAAACCCTCCAAGAAAAGTGCACCTAAGAAAGACATCTTTCATGAAGAAGATTTAGTGGACAATCCAGTTTTGCAACCAAAGAAGAGGAAAACCTCTCCTTTGCTACAAGATGCTCCATTGGTAGAGGCCGTTGCTCCAACTGAAAAAAGAATAATGACGAATGAGCAAAAATATGATTTAAGTGCAAGGCTACAATCATACGGTGCATTGATTCCAGATCATGTTGTTGAGTTCATAAGGAGTCATGCTGATGATTGCGATGCTGATGAAGATGAATTAGAGCTTGATATGGATGCCCTTGGTGATGATACACTATTTGAACTACAGAAGCTACTTGATGACTATGACAGGGTTAATCCGTCAAAAAACCTTACAGAAGAGGACCCTCATGAGGTTGAG TCCCGAAGTCAGTATGAGCTTACCAATCCATCAGTATGTCATGAAGAAG GCAATGAGCTCATTGATGAGGATGTTGACATTGGGGAGAATGACCTTCCAGTTTCGACACTTCCTCCTGTGGTATTTGAAGTTGAAACAGCAGATAGAAGCAGCAAGCATAGTACATCTAGCAGCTCAAGTAGCGAGTCAGAATCATCCTCTAGTG ACTCCGATTCAAGTAGCTCATCTGGAAGTGATACGGATGCCAAAGCTCTTCTGCAAAACAGCGGGTTAAAG GAAAATGTTCTACCTTTGGATAACTTGGATCAGGAAAAGG GTTCACTGAACACATTAAATCTACCAGAGCAAAGTACAGACCCTATATCTGTCACCGCAGATGGTGAGG GGGAAAATGTGTCTGAGAAGCAGGTCTCCCCTGAAAAGCAAATCCGAGCTGCCCTTCTGAGAAGCCGCTTTGCTGATACAATTCTCAAGGCTCATGAAAAGGCCCTTGACCAG GTTACAAAAAAGGATCCTGAGAAGCTTCGGCGTGACAGGGAGGAGCTTGAGAGGTTACAAAGAGAAG AGAGAGCTCGGTTGCAAGCTGAGGCTAAAGCTGCAGAGGATGCTCGCAAGAAGgctgaagcagcagcagcagctgaggCTGCTGCAGAAGTTAAGCGGCAAAGGGAGCTTGAGAGAGAAGCAGCTCGTAAAGCTTTGCAAGAG ATGGAGAAAACTGTTGACATCAATGAAGGGAGCCTCTTTCTGAAAGATCTTGAAATGCTTGGAAGTGTTCCGGGTGAACAGATACCCAACTCGGTTGGTGAAATTCCAACTGATACGCCAGGCGCTCTCCAGTATCCACTGAGAGGCAACGCCCTAGAAAAGCTAGGATTATATATGAAAAAtgatgaagaggatgaggaGGGCGATTTCACAGATGAACCTGTGGTTGATGTTGAAGAGGGTGAAATAGATTAA
- the LOC120639318 gene encoding uncharacterized protein LOC120639318, with product MDSALLAVLVEHHNNGDHAQNGWKPHVYNAAIKNVRDKCNVEITKDNITSRCKTFDKHYEIISKILSQSGFGWDWDNNKLSMDSDDVWNRYVEGNKAAICYKTKVVKNWDAICTIYSTDHANGQGARTGAEDAQDSPEQDGDASPDLPPKEAANW from the exons ATGGACAGTGCATTGTTGGCTGTCCTTGTGGAGCATCACAACAATGGTGATCATGCCCAAAATGGATGGAAGCCACATGTCTACAATGCTGCTATAAAAAATGTGCGTGACAAGTGTAATGTGGAGATCACAAAGGATAACATAACATCAAGGTGCAAAACTTTTGACAAGCACTATGAGATCATTAGCAAGATCCTTTCTCAGAGTGGATTTGGTTGGGATTGGGACAATAATAAGCTGTCAATGGATAGTGATGACGTTTGGAATAGATATGTGGAG GGCAACAAGGCAGCAATTTGTTACAAGACCAAAGTAGTGAAGAATTGGGATGCAATCTGCACCATTTACTCAACTGATCATGCCAATGGTCAAGGTGCCAGGACAGGTGCTGAGGATGCTCAAGATTCACCTGAACAAGATGGTGATGCATCCCCAGATTTGCCCCCCAAAGAGGCAGCGAACTGGTGA
- the LOC120711289 gene encoding putative nuclease HARBI1, with amino-acid sequence MCFHCMAWCLCDCVRIVFLQMMHVNCSYTMSDHDLVSYIIEENKRRKKRRIVLTELYFESVLLGFAYLSEQRRPRELGCFSDDEIRHNIRKYLLKEMYDGSEVTCYDNLRLTKRNFHGLCIMLREKCGLHDSVYVSVEEKVAMFLLVVGHGLKMRLLRGTYKRSLETISRHFNDVLTAILSISTEFVKFPDPSVQPPDDYKWKWFGNALGALDGCHVDVCVAVADQGRYRNRKQQISTNMLGVVDWNMKFLYVLPGWEGSASDSRVLRDAMSRQDAFVVPQGKYYLVDAGYTNGPGFLAPFRSTRYHLKEWVSSQQQPKTPKELYNLCHSRARNVVERTFGLWKKKWAVLRTQSFFRIHDQIRIINACCVLHNFARDRQHQMDDLLLQEVDAELAAMPIEPVDDANSITSVEVSPELNAFREELANDMFAEYLLRHGELALE; translated from the exons ATGTGTTTTCATTGTATGGCATGGTGTTTGTGTGACTGTGTTAGAATTGTTTTCTTACAAATGATGCATGTGAATTGTAGTTATACCATGTCAGATCATGATTTGGTTTCTTATATAAtcgaagaaaataaaagaagaaagaagagaaggaTTGTGTTGACAGAATTATATTTTGAGTCAGTTCTTCTTGGGTTTGCATATCTTAGCGAGCAGAGGAGACCAAGGGAGTTAGGATGCTTTAGTGACGATGAGATCAGGCACAATATTAGGAAGTATTTGCTCAAAGAAATGTATGATGGATCTGAAGTTACATGCTATGATAACTTGCGATTGACTAAAAGAAACTTTCATGGCCTGTGCATCATGTTGCGTGAGAAATGTGGCCTTCATGACAGTGTATATGTTAGTGTGGAAGAAAAGGTTGCTATGTTCTTGCTAGTAGTTGGACATGGTTTAAAAATGAGGTTGCTGCGTGGCACTTACAAGCGGTCTTTAGAGACTATTAGTAGGCACTTTAATGATGTGTTGACAGCCATTCTATCTATAAGTACAGAATTTGTTAAGTTTCCTGATCCTTCTGTTCAACCACCTGATGATTATAAATGGAAATGGTTTGGCAATGCACTTGGAGCACTAGATGGGTGTCATGTTGATGTATGTGTAGCTGTGGCTGACCAAGGCAGATACAGGAACAGAAAGCAACAAATCAGCACTAACATGCTAGGTGTGGTTGATTGGAACATGAAATTTCTGTATGTATTACCTGGCTGGGAGGGTTCAGCCTCTGACTCCAGAGTTCTACGCGACGCAATGAGCCGCCAAGATGCATTTGTTGTACCTCAGG GAAAATATTATTTAGTGGATGCTGGTTACACAAATGGACCTGGATTTCTAGCTCCATTCAGATCCACTCGGTACCACTTGAAAGAATGGGTTTCCAGTCAACAACAACCCAAAACTCCCAAAGAGTTGTATAACTTGTGTCATTCTCGTGCTAGAAATGTTGTAGAGAGAACTTTTGGTTTGTGGAAGAAAAAATGGGCTGTCCTACGTACACAAAGTTTCTTTAGAATACATGATCAG ATTCGAATTATTAATGCTTGTTGTGTGTTACACAACTTTGCAAGGGATAGACAACATCAGATGGATGATCTATTATTGCAAGAAGTCGACGCTGAACTAGCAGCTATGCCAATTGAGCCAGTAGATGATGCTAACTCAATTACAAGTGTTGAAGTCAGTCCTGAATTGAATGCCTTTAGGGAGGAGCTAGCTAATGATATGTTTGCTGAGTACCTTTTGAGGCATGGTGAACTTGCCTTGGAATAG